A window of the Trichoderma asperellum chromosome 4, complete sequence genome harbors these coding sequences:
- a CDS encoding uncharacterized protein (EggNog:ENOG41): protein MTSNTLGAGNTKADILIRARKIYTLQPGVPAQQSLAIVGQHIFAISDRQNDLDHLIGPDTRVIDETDSTVLPAFDDTHTHLMLAAQMHVDVPVHTAKNLDQLLDLIRQRVSKTEPGEWIFTTTNWQEFNLPEKRLPTIQELDEISTVHPIVLRRGGHNMVANSCALAAANITKDTVPPPGGKIAKDANGEMTGLIQDSATALIYKMQAPVDTETRIHGLDVASTSYASTGIGCVRDCWVPIEDVTILKAAYDAGRLQTRFKGLVSAIGLSSVEEISKLLDQMEQYRHLQHQSYFSIWGLKFMLDGGIESSAMEEPYRQEEDCGCGSLNEYRGRLLWDAETMIAAVDLVVRRGWRVGTHAFGDRAVRIILDVYEEVVKRHPNMPQGTLVIEHGGLASAEQRARAAALNIPVTIQFPLLHDIAGISEVFYGRDRVSRFFPARQWLDSGVLATAGSDFPVGSYGAMHSLEGLTTRKTVIGVLREEHAITLPEAISLHTTEAAKFLGESHLRGMLTPGRFADITIWRRDPFDMESVSAEQGIHTLYTIIGGQVKYCSL, encoded by the coding sequence ATGACTTCAAATACTCTTGGCGCTGGAAACACCAAAGCAGATATCTTGATCCGGGCACGCAAGATTTATACTCTTCAGCCTGGAGTACCTGCACAACAATCACTAGCCATTGTCGGGCAGCACATCTTTGCCATTTCAGACCGCCAAAATGACCTAGATCATTTAATTGGGCCCGACACTCGTGTCATTGATGAGACAGACTCTACCGTGCTTCCAGCTTTCGACGATACTCACACACATCTTATGCTTGCTGCGCAGATGCATGTCGATGTCCCAGTCCATACTGCAAAGAATCTTGATCAACTATTGGATTTAATTCGCCAGCGTGTCTCAAAGACCGAGCCCGGAGAATGGATTTTTACAACTACGAACTGGCAAGAATTCAATCTTCCGGAGAAGCGACTTCCAACAATTCAAGAGCTCGACGAAATAAGCACCGTGCATCCAATCGTTTTACGAAGAGGCGGTCATAACATGGTGGCGAATTCTTGTGCATTGGCAGCTGCCAACATTACTAAGGATACCGTCCCTCCTCCAGGCGGTAAAATCGCAAAGGATGCAAATGGTGAGATGACGGGGCTCATCCAGGACTCCGCAACGGCCCTCATCTATAAAATGCAGGCTCCGGTTGATACTGAGACGCGGATTCATGGCTTGGACGTTGCCAGCACCTCCTACGCGTCAACCGGGATTGGCTGCGTTCGGGATTGCTGGGTCCCTATTGAAGACGTAACAATACTCAAAGCCGCATACGATGCTGGGAGGCTACAAACTCGGTTCAAGGGCCTGGTCTCTGCAATAGGGCTGTCCAGCGTGGAAGAAATCAGTAAGCTGCTCGATCAGATGGAGCAATATCGCCATCTGCAGCATCAATCATATTTCTCCATCTGGGGCCTCAAATTTATGCTAGACGGCGGAATCGAATCAAGCGCCATGGAAGAGCCATACAGGCAAGAGGAAgattgcggctgcggctctcTAAACGAGTATCGAGGGCGTTTGCTGTGGGATGCAGAAACAATGATCGCTGCTGTAGATCTGGTTGTTCGTCGAGGATGGCGGGTTGGCACGCATGCATTTGGAGACCGAGCCGTACGCATCATACTGGACGTGTATGAAGAGGTGGTAAAACGACATCCCAACATGCCACAGGGGACTCTAGTTATAGAGCATGGAGGACTCGCTTCGGCCGAACAGCGAGCGCGAGCCGCGGCCCTCAACATTCCTGTCACTATCCAATTCCCGCTGCTTCATGATATCGCCGGTATTTCTGAGGTATTCTACGGCCGAGACAGAGTGTCACGCTTCTTCCCAGCACGTCAATGGTTGGACTCTGGCGTTCTGGCCACTGCTGGCTCGGATTTTCCCGTTGGCAGCTATGGCGCCATGCACTCGTTGGAGGGCTTGACTACCCGCAAAACAGTCATTGGAGTGCTACGGGAAGAGCATGCTATAACATTACCAGAGGCTATCAGTCTCCATACGACAGAGGCGGCCAAGTTTCTGGGTGAATCGCATTTGAGAGGTATGCTGACGCCAGGTCGATTTGCCGACATCACAATTTGGCGTAGAGACCCATTTGACATGGAATCGGTCTCGGCTGAGCAAGGTATCCATACgctttatactattattggTGGCCAGGTAAAATACTGCAGTTTGTGA
- a CDS encoding uncharacterized protein (EggNog:ENOG41), with amino-acid sequence MCGFDDLPTEILDQIVSNVTNLQDLSSLSRCSRGIYWAVSDVLFTRAFEKHAESNGVDHAVSCVFMHAVKHDSQQLIQWLIFREHGSRLRGSFPLMESFTFLHYALLQDAPKVSIQLLKHGSDLDEDTVLYPDLKTLYLSVARPYSIRLGALDGALRIACSYALPRMVEFLLIRGADPNTYSDFGFAAIHIAVRRRVPWAHFKMLAWFEGEKDSESALWGAQVALTAKVLLRFGADYNLPIQGYRCHQCGPKCWKSLACCPMEQRVLHVAAAGGSKLVVSMLVKEKANFFQADGEGNLPIFHAMVQGHDEIVAFLLQQMQHVKRRKKRPTNAIVCKSTQSTMLHIACRFGYYDVVDALIKDGADVEVVDSLGRRPIHEALGQCAPDMEDRLVETLYLLSENDASPDVVDCSGKKARDLGEKHIFSGVRALFEYATMARYEWQRLTESRQPEKPEIYNKLDTLLEECRIQSQSRNEDEQDPELPSSARRTKVATKAAAKAPVWVQKETFPELKPSLKAPQGRNKNAKPTPNGGSACDPQNTTQSMDVVVETEAKKTASKKGGRKKKWTPVSLKNIP; translated from the exons ATGTGCGGATTTGATGACTTACCAACCGAAATACTTGATCAAATCGTCAGCAATGTGACAAATCTCCAAGATCTTAGTTCTctcagccgctgcagccgcgGAATTTACTGGGCAGTTTCAGATGTCCTCTTTACCAGAGCATTCGAGAAGCATGCCGAGTCAAACGGGGTCGATCACGCAGTCTCGTGTGTGTTTATGCATGCCGTCAAGCATGACTCGCAACAGCTGATCCAATGGCTGATCTTTCGCGAACATGGCTCAAGATTAAGAGG ATCTTTTCCCTTGATGGAAAGTTTCACTTTTCTACACTACGCACTGCTTCAAGATGCCCCCAAGGTATCGATACAGCTTCTCAAGCACGGATCCGATCTAGATGAAGATACCGTTCTTTATCCTGATCTGAAAACACTGTATCTGTCTGTGGCCAGACCCTATAGCATCAGGCTTGGAGCACTAGACGGAGCTCTTCGTATCGCGTGTAGCTATGCTCTCCCAAGGATGGTAGAGTTTCTCCTTATACGAGGTGCCGATCCGAACACGTATAGCGATTTCGGATTTGCAGCAATTCACATCGCTGTGAGACGAAGAGTGCCTTGGGCGCATTTCAAAATGCTGGCCTGGTTCGAAGGAGAGAAGGACTCTGAAAGTGCTCTATGGGGCGCTCAAGTCGCTCTGACTGCGAAAGTCTTACTTCGCTTTGGTGCTGACTATAATCTTCCCATACAAGGTTATCGTTGCCATCAGTGCGGACCAAAATGTTGGAAATCGTTGGCCTGCTGCCCCATGGAACAGCGGGTTCTGCATGTTGCAGCAGCCGGGGGATCCAAGTTGGTCGTGTCAATGCTAGTTAAAGAGAAGGCAAACTTTTTCCAAGCCGATGGCGAAGGAAATCTGCCCATATTTCACGCCATGGTTCAAGGCCATGATGAGATTGTTGCTTTCCTCTTACAACAAATGCAGCATGTAAAACGGCGCAAGAAGAGACCAACGAATGCAATCGTATGCAAGTCTACACAGAGTACAATGCTCCATATCGCTTGTCGGTTTGGATACTATGATGTGGTCGACGCCCTCATAAAGGACGGTGCTGACGTGGAGGTGGTCGATTCTCTTGGCCGAAGACCGATACATGAGGCTCTTGGGCAATGCGCCCCTGATATGGAGGATCGTCTCGTGGAGACACTTTACCTTCTTTCAGAGAATGACGCGTCTCCGGATGTTGTGGACTGTAGTGGTAAGAAGGCGAGAGACCTGGGAGAGAAACATATTTTCTCGGGGGTCCGAGCACTGTTTGAGTACGCTACCATGGCTAGGTATGAGTGGCAACGACTTACAGAATCGCGACAACCTGAAAAGCCTGAAAT TTATAACAAGCTTGATACGCTGCTGGAAGAGTGTAGGATTCAGTCTCAGTCGAGGAACGAGGATGAACAAGATCCTGAGTTGCCTTCATCTGCTCGCAGAACCAAGGTAGCAACCAAGGCGGCAGCCAAGGCCCCCGTTTGGGTCCAAAAAGAGACGTTTCCCGAGCTGAAACCTTCGCTGAAAGCTCCTCAAGGAAGGAATAAAAACGCCAAGCCTACTCCGAATGGGGGCTCAGCATGTGACCCTCAAAACACCACTCAATCAATGGATGTGGTTGTGGAGACGGAGGCCAAGAAAACCGCGAGCAAGAAAGGTGGACGCAAGAAGAAGTGGACTCCGGTATCGCTCAAGAATATTCCTTGA
- a CDS encoding uncharacterized protein (EggNog:ENOG41~TransMembrane:12 (i21-44o64-86i93-111o117-138i150-174o180-202i229-250o262-282i294-313o319-346i358-377o383-405i)) produces the protein MTAATLTTGDLSITTYPDGGLQAWLVVLGSWACMIPSMGLLNTMAVLQARLSENELRNLPESTIGWILSSYAFFLYFCGAQVGPIFDAYDVRVLVIPGNIGIVVSMMLIGLCKEFYQFFLCFGLLGGASASLLFNPAIAIIGHYFDKRRALATGIACTAGGLGGIIFPLMILYITPEIGFPWATRIIGFICLAMGGISITLMKKRLPHNKSSTRIGSAIDLKALRDPKYALTTLAVFLVEFAVFIPYTYISSYAIHAGMPTQRAYLLNALVNVGAIPGRALPGFAADRFGAFNVLALTSTTCAALIFALWYSAGTNESAIYSFTVLYGFWSGAAISITPVCISRVCNIEDIGKRTGTAFFIASFGVLIGLPIAGAILRADNGSYDGVIIFAGVFYAATVFTLYLARGVAAGWGLKVLF, from the exons ATGACAGCTG CAACTCTCACTACTGGAGACCTGTCAATAACGACATACCCCGATGGCGGTCTCCAAGCATGGCTCGTCGTCCTGGGCTCCTGGGCTTGCATGATCCCCTCCATGGGACTTCTCAACACAATGGCTGTATTGCAGGCCAGATTATCAGAGAATGAGCTGCGAAACCTACCCGAGTCGACGATTGGCTGGATTCTTAGCAGTTACGcctttttcttatacttcTGCGGCGCCCAAGTTG GACCCATCTTCGACGCATACGATGTGAGAGTCCTCGTCATACCGGGAAACATTGGCATTGTCGTTTCCATGATGCTGATCGGCCTATGTAAAG AATTCTACCaattcttcctctgcttcggTCTCCTAGGAGGTGCCTCTGCCTCCCTCCTATTCAAtcccgccatcgccatcatcggccaCTACTTTGATAAACGCCGCGCCCTCGCCACAGGCATTGCTTGCACAGCCGGTGGCCTCGGCGGCATCATATTCCCTCTCATGATCCTGTACATCACCCCTGAGATTGGATTTCCCTGGGCCACCCGCATCATCGGCTTCATCTGCCTCGCCATGGGAGGCATCTCCATCACCCTCATGAAGAAGCGGCTGCCTCACAACAAGAGCAGCACTCGCATCGGCAGCGCTATTGACCTAAAGGCTCTCCGCGATCCCAAGTACGCGCTCACAACCCTTGCAGTCTTCTTGGTTGAGTTTGCCGTCTTTATTCCCTACACTTACATCTCCTCCTATGCAATCCACGCCGGAATGCCCACTCAGCGAGCCTATCTCCTCAACGCTCTTGTCAATGTAGGCGCAATCCCTGGTCGTGCTCTGCCCGGCTTTGCAGCCGACCGCTTTGGTGCTTTCAACGTCCTGGCTCTCACATCCACTACTTGCGCAGCCCTCATTTTTGCGCTGTGGTACTCTGCCGGTACAAACGAGTCTGCCATCTACTCGTTTACTGTGCTGTATGGCTTCTGGTCCGGCGCCGCGATTAGTATTACACCTGTGTGTATTAGCAGGGTATGCAACATTGAAGATATTGGCAAGCGAACCGGCACAGCCTTTTTCATTGCAAGCTTCGGCGTGCTCATTGGCCTTCCCATTGCGGGAGCTATTTTACGAGCAGACAACGGCTCCTATGACGGCGTTATCATATTTGCGGGAGTCTTTTACGCAGCAACCGTTTTCACACTTTACCTTGCTCGGGGTGTAGCAGCTGGTTGGGGGCTCAAGGTTCTCTTTTGA